One segment of Rosa chinensis cultivar Old Blush chromosome 6, RchiOBHm-V2, whole genome shotgun sequence DNA contains the following:
- the LOC112174380 gene encoding pentatricopeptide repeat-containing protein At1g62350 isoform X1 gives MRPSSALQTVTIFSSLPKTLIGFNAQPHCQYLQLSKPKRCLLIITMRDRSKNPRPLQKGRNLSIEAIQTIQALKRAKKNEGLMEQVFNSKFRRLLKLDMMAVLKDLLRQNECFLALKVFEDIRKEYWYKPQVLLYADMIKVMASNELFEQVENLCLCLKQETNLQPDIEGFNALLTALLSFNLPTLAMECYYLMKGVGCEPDRSSFRILIKGLESVGETGPLGIVRQDAQNLYGESLEFLEEDEEMAVSQ, from the exons ATGAGACCCTCTTCCGCACTTCAAACTGTCACCATCTTCAGCTCTCTACCCAAAACCTTAATAGGCTTTAATGCACAGCCACACTGTCAGTATCTGCAACTTTCAAAACCCAAGAGATGTTTACTGATAATAACAATGAGAGACAGAAGCAAGAACCCGAGGCCTTTGCAGAAGGGAAGGAATCTCAGCATCGAAGCCATTCAGACAATTCAAGCTTTGAAGAGAGCCAAGAAAAACGAGGGTCTTATGGAGCAAGTCTTCAATTCTAAGTTCAGGCGCTTATTGAAGCTCGACATGATGGCCGTGCTCAAAGACCTCCTCCGCCAAAATGAATGCTTCTTGGCCCTCAAG GTCTTTGAAGACATTAGAAAGGAGTACTGGTATAAGCCACAGGTTTTGCTTTATGCTGATATGATCAAGGTAATGGCTAGCAATGAATTGTTTGAACAAGTCGAAAATCTTTGCTTGTGCTTGAAACAGGAAACTAATTTACAGCCCGACATTGAGGGTTTTAACGCTCTCTTGACAGCATTATTAAGTTTTAACCTCCCTACACTTGCTATGGAGTGCTATTACTTGATGAAAGGCGTAGGGTGTGAACCAGATAGGTCATCATTTAGAATACTTATTAAAGGTCTAGAATCTGTGGGAGAGACAGGTCCCTTAGGTATTGTAAGGCAGGATGCTCAAAATTTGTATGGCGAGTCTCTGGAGTTTCTAGAGGAGGATGAAGAAATGGCAGTGAGTCAATGA
- the LOC112174380 gene encoding protein THYLAKOID ASSEMBLY 8, chloroplastic isoform X3, producing MRPSSALQTVTIFSSLPKTLIGFNAQPHCQYLQLSKPKRCLLIITMRDRSKNPRPLQKGRNLSIEAIQTIQALKRAKKNEGLMEQVFNSKFRRLLKLDMMAVLKDLLRQNECFLALKVFEDIRKEYWYKPQVLLYADMIKALKLMLQCFAH from the exons ATGAGACCCTCTTCCGCACTTCAAACTGTCACCATCTTCAGCTCTCTACCCAAAACCTTAATAGGCTTTAATGCACAGCCACACTGTCAGTATCTGCAACTTTCAAAACCCAAGAGATGTTTACTGATAATAACAATGAGAGACAGAAGCAAGAACCCGAGGCCTTTGCAGAAGGGAAGGAATCTCAGCATCGAAGCCATTCAGACAATTCAAGCTTTGAAGAGAGCCAAGAAAAACGAGGGTCTTATGGAGCAAGTCTTCAATTCTAAGTTCAGGCGCTTATTGAAGCTCGACATGATGGCCGTGCTCAAAGACCTCCTCCGCCAAAATGAATGCTTCTTGGCCCTCAAG GTCTTTGAAGACATTAGAAAGGAGTACTGGTATAAGCCACAGGTTTTGCTTTATGCTGATATGATCAAG
- the LOC112174380 gene encoding protein THYLAKOID ASSEMBLY 8-like, chloroplastic isoform X4 — protein sequence MRPSSALQTVTIFSSLPKTLIGFNAQPHCQYLQLSKPKRCLLIITMRDRSKNPRPLQKGRNLSIEAIQTIQALKRAKKNEGLMEQVFNSKFRRLLKLDMMAVLKDLLRQNECFLALKVFEDIRKEYWYKPQVLLYADMIKEMIKRYPAW from the exons ATGAGACCCTCTTCCGCACTTCAAACTGTCACCATCTTCAGCTCTCTACCCAAAACCTTAATAGGCTTTAATGCACAGCCACACTGTCAGTATCTGCAACTTTCAAAACCCAAGAGATGTTTACTGATAATAACAATGAGAGACAGAAGCAAGAACCCGAGGCCTTTGCAGAAGGGAAGGAATCTCAGCATCGAAGCCATTCAGACAATTCAAGCTTTGAAGAGAGCCAAGAAAAACGAGGGTCTTATGGAGCAAGTCTTCAATTCTAAGTTCAGGCGCTTATTGAAGCTCGACATGATGGCCGTGCTCAAAGACCTCCTCCGCCAAAATGAATGCTTCTTGGCCCTCAAG GTCTTTGAAGACATTAGAAAGGAGTACTGGTATAAGCCACAGGTTTTGCTTTATGCTGATATGATCAAG
- the LOC112174380 gene encoding protein THYLAKOID ASSEMBLY 8-like, chloroplastic isoform X6, with translation MRPSSALQTVTIFSSLPKTLIGFNAQPHCQYLQLSKPKRCLLIITMRDRSKNPRPLQKGRNLSIEAIQTIQALKRAKKNEGLMEQVFNSKFRRLLKLDMMAVLKDLLRQNECFLALKVFEDIRKEYWYKPQVLLYADMIKNQ, from the exons ATGAGACCCTCTTCCGCACTTCAAACTGTCACCATCTTCAGCTCTCTACCCAAAACCTTAATAGGCTTTAATGCACAGCCACACTGTCAGTATCTGCAACTTTCAAAACCCAAGAGATGTTTACTGATAATAACAATGAGAGACAGAAGCAAGAACCCGAGGCCTTTGCAGAAGGGAAGGAATCTCAGCATCGAAGCCATTCAGACAATTCAAGCTTTGAAGAGAGCCAAGAAAAACGAGGGTCTTATGGAGCAAGTCTTCAATTCTAAGTTCAGGCGCTTATTGAAGCTCGACATGATGGCCGTGCTCAAAGACCTCCTCCGCCAAAATGAATGCTTCTTGGCCCTCAAG GTCTTTGAAGACATTAGAAAGGAGTACTGGTATAAGCCACAGGTTTTGCTTTATGCTGATATGATCAAG
- the LOC112174380 gene encoding protein THYLAKOID ASSEMBLY 8-like, chloroplastic isoform X5: MRPSSALQTVTIFSSLPKTLIGFNAQPHCQYLQLSKPKRCLLIITMRDRSKNPRPLQKGRNLSIEAIQTIQALKRAKKNEGLMEQVFNSKFRRLLKLDMMAVLKDLLRQNECFLALKVFEDIRKEYWYKPQVLLYADMIKYRP; encoded by the exons ATGAGACCCTCTTCCGCACTTCAAACTGTCACCATCTTCAGCTCTCTACCCAAAACCTTAATAGGCTTTAATGCACAGCCACACTGTCAGTATCTGCAACTTTCAAAACCCAAGAGATGTTTACTGATAATAACAATGAGAGACAGAAGCAAGAACCCGAGGCCTTTGCAGAAGGGAAGGAATCTCAGCATCGAAGCCATTCAGACAATTCAAGCTTTGAAGAGAGCCAAGAAAAACGAGGGTCTTATGGAGCAAGTCTTCAATTCTAAGTTCAGGCGCTTATTGAAGCTCGACATGATGGCCGTGCTCAAAGACCTCCTCCGCCAAAATGAATGCTTCTTGGCCCTCAAG GTCTTTGAAGACATTAGAAAGGAGTACTGGTATAAGCCACAGGTTTTGCTTTATGCTGATATGATCAAG